The Candidatus Omnitrophota bacterium genomic sequence TCCGCAAATCCCGCATCCGCTTTTTCGCCAACAACGTTTATTCCTACAGCGCGATGGCCAACTTCATTCTTCTGGCGAATGTTCTCTCCAAGCGGTTCGCGAAAGATCCGCAAGAATTGTTGGCCATCCAGGACTCTCGGGAACGGGAAGAGTTCTTCGAAAAACATTTCGCGCCGTTTTTCGATCATTGGCTGGTGAAAGGTTTGGGGCGGCTGCCGTTTTTGTTTTACGGTTTGGGAATCCCTCCGCAACAGTTCGATTCCATGAAGAAGGAATGCAACGGCCAGTTGAATCGTCTTTATCGCAAACGCATTAAAAGCCTTGCTTGCGATTTTCCGATCGAAGAAAATTATTTTGCCTGGCAGGCCTTCTGCCGCCGATACGACGTGAATCGTCGAATCGCGATTCCCGACTATCTGAAAGAAGAAAATTACGAAACCATTAAAAAACGCATCGATGCTATCCATCTAAATTACACGTCGTTGACCGAATATCTTCACCAACAGCCGGACAAATGTCTGAACCGGTTCGTCTTTCTGGATTCGCAGGATTGGATGGATGCGGCTGCGATCGCCGAACTATGGACCGAAGTCGTCCGGACGGGAATGCCGGGAAGCCGCGTTATTTTCCGCACGGCCTCGAACGAATCTCCCATTGAAACCGCATTGCCGGCCCATCTTCGCAAACATTTCGTTTACGAAGAAACTCGATCGCGGGAATTGTACAAAAAAGACCGGTCGGCGATTTACGGCGGCTTCCATCTTTACGTTCTGCAATAGAAACCGGAGGCGCGCTATGGAAACGACGTCCAACCATGCGCTTCTCATGGATCGCATCTATCGTTTTCAACGGTATATCTACGATTTAACCCGTAAATACTACCTGTTGGGTCGAGACCGGTTGATCCGCCAGATGCGGATCGAGCCTGGAGAACGAATATTGGAAATCGGCTGCGGAACGGCCCGCAACCTGATTTTGATGGCTCGCCGCCATCCTCAGGTTCGTTTTTACGGTTTGGATGCTTCCAAGGAAATGCTCATCACGGCGGAAGCGAAGGTGAAACGCGCCGGGCTGGAAGATCGAATCGCATTGCGCCAATGCTTGGCGGAAGAACTGGACGCCAAAAAAACCTTCGATCTGGACGCCCCCTTCGATGGAATCTTCTTTTCGTATTCCCTCTCCATGATCCCCGCTTGGAAAGAAGCGCTGCAAACGGCCTTCGAACAACTGCAACCGGATGGAAAACTCGCCATCGTCGATTTCTGCGACCAGCAAGACCTCCCGCGTTGGTTTCGCAAGATTCTCGCCGCTTGGTTGTTTTGGTTTCACGTCCGGCGCGATCCCGCACTGTTAAATTTCCTGCCGATCCTTTCCAACCGCGAACAGGCGAAGCTGCAAATCGAATACCTTTACAAACGCTACGCTTTTATGGCTACTATTACAAAGCAGAATTGAATCCCGCAAACGGAGAAGGATTAATTCCAGCCTGCATTTAGATTAATGCCAATAATTTCCCTCGCCCCTCTAAGCTGAGCCTTACCCGCAAACCGGTGGGAATCATCAAGGGAAGAAAAACCCTTGTCCTTTCCGCCCCCTATATTGAGATATTATTTTTTCATATGATGTATTATGAATCTCTCTCTCTCTCTCTCTAATAGCCTTATCCTTTATATATTTGCAAATGATGAGTAATTAATTATTTGAAATATTTTTATATTTTCTCTTGACAAATCTCTCTAAATTCGATATAGTCATAATAACGGCGATAAACCATATTTAGAAATTATAAACGTATTTAGGCCGATATTGTATAGACAAATATTTATTTATTATAAATATTTGTAAACAATATTATATGGAGGAATCGTTATGAGAGTAAAAATATTTATTTCTTTAACTTTATTCTTATTGGCAGGAATGAATTTTTTCGCCTTTTCCGAGGCGCTGGAAAAAGGTTCTATCGCCGATCGGCTCGCCAAAGGCAATAGCGCCATTCTCAACGAAAAAGACGAAGGCGTTTTAACGAAATCGCTAGGCGATTTAGTGAAATACGCTCACGTTATCGGCGATTTGCCGTCCATGGTGGAAAAAATCGATTTGCGTTTGCAGAATGAAGAGAAATCCTCGAATCTCTATCGCCAATTGGTTTTGAACAAGGCGCAACTCGCCGGTCGCAACAGCCAGTGGCAGGAAGCCAAAACTCTTTTCGAACAAGCCATTGCGGAAAATTGGCCGAAAGCGATTCCAACTTATCTCGACTGCATGACGGCGGTCGGCAAAAACAAGGAGCGCTGCATCGAGGAATTCAACCGTTGCGTGGGCAAGCCGGACTATCTCGATTATCGGGAACGCAAGGAAGATTTGAGCGTTTTTCGCACCGTCCTGCTCTTCGCGAAAGAAGACGATTCCGCCATTTCCGCCGTCCGCGACGTGTTTCCTTATCTGATCTTCAACGACAAAAAACCTATCCTGCTCGAACTGACGCGCGCTTTGTGTCTGGCGGCGGACAGCCTGTTCGATGAATCGATCAAATCGTTGCAAGCCATCGATACTCTGCTCGCTGATAAAAAGGAAGACGAAGAATTTTATAAAACCATGCCTCTCTATATCGCGTGGACGATGTTCGAAGCGGGAAGCGATTATGATGCGGCGCGCGAATGGCTGAAAGTCTTTTATCAACGCAATCCCGACGATGCGGGACACGTCTTGGGGCGTATTCTGCGCATCGCGTACTTCTTCGACCGCAACGGCGGCAAGCGGCATATCATTCCCGAAGTGACGGCGTATTTGAAAGACTCGCCCATCTTTTCCGATGCGGCGATCCGCGAGCGCGTCAATAAAGAAGTTCTGACCAACGAGCAAATGCGCGCCACTATGCCCAGCGATTTGTACTGGCATGTACTGGAACTACATGCGCACGGCTTATCCTGGCGTTTTCAGTGGGAGGAAGCGGCGGCGGCTTGGCGGGAACTTATGAAGGAATGCTACCCCGCTACGCCTACGGGCGCCAACGCGGCGATGAGCCTGGCCGTCTATATCGCTTCGAAGAATAATCCCGGCGGGAGGGATGTCTTTGGCGCTATAGCCTTACTGGAAGATATCGTCCAAAACGCACCCTTCGACGATATGCTGCCCCACGTTTACCGCCTGCTGGCAAAATATACGGGAATGTCTGGGCAATACGAAAAAGCATTGGAAATTTTACAGGAAGTCTATAACCGAATTCCGCCCAAAGCCAACGGCGAAATGGGGGAATGCCTGAGACTATCGAAAGAGATGGAGCAAGGCATCCGCAAGATCATTAGAGACAATCAAAGTTACCTGGATTATAAGGCGAAATTGAATCGTAAAGTCGACCATGAAGAAATGATCCGCCAACGAAACGAAGAAATGAAAAAAAGAATGCAAAATCAATAAAGGAGAGGGAGAATTGATTATGTTCGCCATGCGATCTACGATAAAAACACTCTTGACAGCGATTTTTTTGTTTCTTTCTGGATGGAATTCCATTACAATCCAGGCATGTCCGCCGCCGCCGGAATGCGACACGCCGGACAGATACGTCATGCATGCTACGGAAAATTCGACGGTAATCGCTTATTCCGAAAATGGAGATCATTTGTTTCTAAGTCATCGCAGTGCGCCTCATTATATAACATACGAGCTGATTCCGCAAAATAACATAGGCGGATTATGGACGACGTGGAATTGGTCGACGGACGGCTGCGGCTTTTGCAACTTGCAAAACGCAACCTGGAATTATTCCGGTGGCCAGGAATATACAAGAAATGCTGCGTATATTGGAATCATGTATTCGAGCGTGGGAGCGTTCTCGGTTACGGGTAAACATAACGGCTACGCCTGCACGAAATTCCCTTATGGAGATTATATCATCCCCGGCAGCAGTAACATTTCTATGAGCGGCTACGTCATCAAAGTCGACATCACCCGCAATGGCTCCGTCATAACGGATACGCAGCAAACCGTGGACTCGGGCGCGCTGATCAATTTAGGCTGCTCCATAACGCCGAATGATGTGTATATTTATTCGATTGGCTTTGCGTGGACGGTTCCGGGAAGCAAAATAAAAAGCTATACCTATTCCACTAATTTAGGGCAAGTCGTCGATATCGCTGGAAGCGATTTGGACGATCCTACGGTCAGCTATTATTGGGTAGACGGCGGCGATGGTAAATATGTCTATTGCGACGTCTCAATTGCCGGACATACTTTTTGGGGCGGAGCGCCGTTTAATGTAAAGCGGCCGACATGTCAGGTTGTTACTAATATCAATAATTATGCTGGTTATTATTTGGAGAATTCATGGATTATTAGTTTAGGTAATATTTCACAGAACTTAATAGGAATAACATTTACTGCTTCGTACTCAGCCAATGGTACTAATGGAGTTCCTTACTGGATTCAGGTTATCAATCATACTCTTCGCGAACATGTAGATAACAATTACATTTTTAGCAGATTTGAAAAATATAATGTATCTGATGTAACCATACCTTATGGTACAGGATTATTTATTGAAGATACTCCTAACAAAATTGTTCCAGCAAATTATATGGCATCTCAAGCATCGGATAGTTATAGCACATGGTTAATGTTTAAATCAAACATTGGTGGTTCAATACCAGTTCCATTATCTAAAATTGATTGGAACTGGTCGGTTCAGTCTATACATAGCGGCGATTGGGGTTATGTTGGAAGTCGCGACGTATCAAGTCCAACTTATAT encodes the following:
- a CDS encoding methyltransferase domain-containing protein, coding for METTSNHALLMDRIYRFQRYIYDLTRKYYLLGRDRLIRQMRIEPGERILEIGCGTARNLILMARRHPQVRFYGLDASKEMLITAEAKVKRAGLEDRIALRQCLAEELDAKKTFDLDAPFDGIFFSYSLSMIPAWKEALQTAFEQLQPDGKLAIVDFCDQQDLPRWFRKILAAWLFWFHVRRDPALLNFLPILSNREQAKLQIEYLYKRYAFMATITKQN
- a CDS encoding DUF3419 family protein, which translates into the protein MPVNTAIKIREAVENRSTVSIRRLQQRLFSYWFDGLVYNQIWEDPRVDMEAMELDSSSRILAISSGGCNLLNYLVAGPHSIRAVDLNFNHICFTRLKLAAMKRLPDYNRFFQFFGSADREANINNYYQYIQPHLDRETRQYWETKSLFRKSRIRFFANNVYSYSAMANFILLANVLSKRFAKDPQELLAIQDSREREEFFEKHFAPFFDHWLVKGLGRLPFLFYGLGIPPQQFDSMKKECNGQLNRLYRKRIKSLACDFPIEENYFAWQAFCRRYDVNRRIAIPDYLKEENYETIKKRIDAIHLNYTSLTEYLHQQPDKCLNRFVFLDSQDWMDAAAIAELWTEVVRTGMPGSRVIFRTASNESPIETALPAHLRKHFVYEETRSRELYKKDRSAIYGGFHLYVLQ